A window of the Polaribacter sp. HaHaR_3_91 genome harbors these coding sequences:
- a CDS encoding TonB-dependent receptor codes for MLSIWLFFSLCSSAFAQDSYQIKGSVLNDNNLQPLEGVNVVGEHSFSISSKSGEFTIDIKKEGIYTFKISHVGYEAKTVTVTVKSKIVTMPVFLKESSTALDEIKVFGKSKKRVLKENPIVSHVVSKEFLDNNRENSLMQTLSKIPGVSTISIGSGQSKPTIRGLGFNRVAVVQNGIKHEAQQWGNDHGLEIDQQGIDNIQIIKGPASLLYGSDAIAGVIDIQPNKIPLPNSFSGEVNILGESNNDLLGISAGIESRKENWFYRSRLTYRDYGDYKVPTDKINYENYIFDLHDNNLRNTAGNEADASISIGYVSDKITSETTFSNVNAKNGFFANAHGLEVRTSSIDYDRSNRDIDLPFHKVNHFKITNNTSLNTSNHKIHFDLGYQNNQREEHSEPVPHGYMPKPSDTKERVFNKSTYSLNIKDAFKPNEQHDMVLGVNAEYQDNNIGGWGFLIPEYNRFTAGVFGYDHFQIKHNLHILAGVRYDLGFINTKSYNDWFPSTINNEAGSTSYKYLQRAQDKVLNFGSLSASLGLSYINNNITYKVNVGRSFRMPLANELASDGVNYHMYRYERGNLDLDPEISYQLDIDIDHTRKSFSVGVSPFVNIFQNYIYLNPTSNYYETLQIYEYTQAKVFRVGGEFRANTTISKNLQLDASVEYVYSRQTSGPKEGFTLPFSPPLSGLLSTNYQFKKILFFKKPQLVADYRITAAQYEIVPPEEKTAGYQVLNMSFLAEVNVFKNDDPVHLRVKLNNVFDTKYYNHTSFYRLIDVPEAGRNLSLSVTVPF; via the coding sequence ATGTTGAGTATATGGCTATTCTTTAGCTTGTGCTCTAGTGCGTTTGCGCAAGATTCTTATCAAATAAAAGGGTCTGTGTTAAATGATAATAACTTGCAGCCTTTAGAAGGTGTTAATGTTGTAGGAGAACATTCATTTTCAATTTCATCTAAATCAGGGGAATTTACAATAGATATTAAGAAAGAAGGTATTTATACTTTCAAAATTTCCCATGTTGGTTACGAAGCTAAAACCGTTACAGTCACTGTAAAATCTAAAATAGTTACCATGCCGGTTTTCTTAAAAGAATCATCTACAGCTTTAGATGAAATTAAGGTTTTTGGAAAATCAAAAAAAAGAGTGCTAAAAGAGAACCCGATTGTTTCTCATGTTGTTTCTAAAGAATTTTTAGACAATAATAGAGAAAATAGTTTGATGCAAACTTTAAGTAAAATACCAGGAGTTAGTACAATTAGTATTGGTTCTGGGCAATCGAAACCTACAATTAGAGGCTTAGGTTTTAATAGAGTTGCTGTGGTACAAAATGGTATAAAGCATGAAGCGCAACAATGGGGAAATGATCATGGTTTAGAAATAGACCAACAGGGAATAGATAATATTCAAATTATAAAAGGTCCCGCTTCTTTGTTGTATGGATCAGATGCTATTGCTGGTGTTATAGATATTCAGCCTAATAAAATTCCGTTACCAAACTCTTTTAGTGGAGAAGTAAATATTTTGGGAGAAAGTAATAATGATTTATTAGGAATTTCTGCAGGGATTGAATCTAGAAAAGAGAATTGGTTTTACAGAAGTAGATTAACGTATAGAGATTACGGAGATTATAAGGTGCCCACGGATAAAATTAATTATGAAAATTATATTTTTGATTTACATGATAATAATTTAAGAAATACTGCGGGTAATGAGGCAGATGCAAGTATAAGTATTGGTTATGTTTCTGATAAAATTACATCAGAAACTACATTTAGTAATGTAAATGCTAAAAACGGATTTTTTGCAAATGCACATGGTTTAGAGGTAAGAACTTCTAGTATCGATTATGATCGTTCTAATAGGGATATCGATTTACCTTTTCATAAAGTAAATCACTTTAAAATCACTAATAATACATCTTTAAATACGAGTAACCATAAAATACATTTTGATCTTGGTTATCAAAACAATCAAAGAGAAGAACACTCAGAGCCGGTTCCGCATGGTTATATGCCAAAACCTTCAGACACAAAAGAACGGGTATTTAATAAAAGCACCTATTCTTTAAATATAAAAGATGCATTTAAGCCAAATGAGCAACACGATATGGTTTTAGGTGTAAATGCGGAATATCAAGATAATAATATTGGTGGTTGGGGGTTTTTAATTCCGGAGTATAACCGTTTTACAGCAGGTGTTTTTGGTTATGATCATTTTCAAATCAAACATAACTTACACATTTTAGCAGGTGTTCGTTATGATTTAGGGTTTATAAATACCAAATCGTATAATGATTGGTTTCCTTCAACAATTAATAATGAAGCCGGTTCTACTTCTTATAAGTATTTACAGAGAGCACAAGATAAAGTGTTGAATTTTGGTAGTTTAAGTGCTTCTCTTGGTTTAAGTTACATAAATAACAATATCACGTATAAAGTAAATGTGGGTAGAAGTTTTAGAATGCCTTTGGCTAATGAATTGGCATCAGACGGAGTGAACTATCACATGTATCGTTATGAAAGAGGGAATTTAGATTTAGATCCAGAAATATCATATCAATTAGATATTGATATCGATCATACTAGAAAATCGTTTAGTGTTGGTGTGAGTCCGTTTGTAAATATATTTCAAAACTATATTTATTTAAATCCGACTTCTAATTATTACGAAACTTTGCAAATTTATGAATACACACAAGCCAAGGTTTTTAGAGTAGGAGGAGAGTTTAGAGCTAATACCACAATATCTAAAAACTTGCAATTAGATGCTTCTGTAGAGTATGTGTATTCTAGACAAACTAGCGGGCCAAAAGAAGGGTTTACACTACCTTTTTCTCCACCATTATCAGGTTTGCTGTCTACCAATTATCAATTTAAAAAAATCCTCTTTTTTAAGAAACCACAATTAGTGGCAGATTATAGAATTACTGCTGCTCAATATGAAATTGTACCCCCGGAAGAAAAAACGGCAGGTTATCAGGTGTTAAACATGTCTTTTTTAGCTGAGGTAAATGTATTTAAAAATGATGATCCTGTGCATTTACGTGTAAAGTTGAATAACGTATTCGATACAAAATATTACAATCACACTAGTTTTTACAGATTGATAGATGTGCCAGAAGCAGGTAGAAATCTATCCTTATCTGTAACAGTTCCTTTTTAA
- a CDS encoding ChaN family lipoprotein: protein MKYLILTTLLFISLISTTKAQDKPAYQLFKNNGKTANYNKMIKDLADSDMVFFGEYHYNPISHWMQLEVSKSLFEIKGDSLFFGAEMLESGNQLVLNEYLSGLYPESKMIPEMTQMWNNYDTDYRPLVEFAKENKLRFIATNIPRRYASLISKKGISALKELSPEALALIGPDLETYFDPTVKAYAEMADNMGGHVPPNMLNIQTAQAAKDATMAHFSLKNFKKGDLLLHIEGSYHSNYGQGIIWWIHQINPGLNIKSITTVTATEWSKLTSEEKESIANYIIVVADNMTQTEN from the coding sequence ATGAAATACTTAATACTTACAACTCTCTTATTTATATCTTTAATAAGCACTACCAAGGCACAAGATAAACCTGCTTATCAATTATTTAAAAATAATGGAAAGACTGCCAATTATAATAAAATGATTAAAGATCTTGCTGATAGTGATATGGTATTTTTTGGAGAGTATCATTACAACCCAATTTCACATTGGATGCAATTAGAAGTTAGTAAAAGCCTGTTTGAAATAAAAGGAGACTCATTATTCTTTGGAGCAGAAATGTTAGAAAGCGGAAATCAATTGGTTTTAAATGAATATTTATCTGGATTATATCCAGAAAGTAAAATGATTCCTGAAATGACACAAATGTGGAACAATTATGACACAGATTACAGACCTTTAGTTGAATTTGCAAAAGAAAATAAACTTCGTTTTATTGCAACAAACATCCCTAGAAGATATGCTTCTTTAATCAGTAAAAAAGGAATAAGCGCTTTAAAAGAATTAAGCCCTGAAGCACTTGCTTTAATTGGTCCGGATTTAGAAACCTATTTTGACCCTACCGTAAAAGCGTATGCAGAAATGGCTGATAATATGGGAGGACACGTACCTCCAAATATGTTAAACATACAAACTGCTCAAGCAGCAAAAGATGCTACAATGGCGCACTTTTCTCTTAAGAATTTTAAAAAAGGAGATTTATTACTTCATATAGAAGGTTCTTACCACTCTAACTACGGACAAGGAATTATATGGTGGATTCATCAAATTAACCCAGGTTTAAACATTAAATCAATTACAACGGTAACAGCAACTGAATGGAGTAAATTAACATCAGAGGAAAAAGAAAGCATTGCCAATTATATAATTGTAGTTGCTGATAATATGACACAAACAGAAAACTAA
- a CDS encoding ATP-dependent Clp protease adaptor ClpS, with translation MSTKEKIQEEVDVLEQEVFQHEIVLHNDDVNTFDHVIESLVTVCEHSFEQAEQCATLVHYKGKCTVKSGELKDLEPRCSKLLQLGLSAELV, from the coding sequence ATGAGTACAAAAGAAAAAATACAAGAAGAGGTAGATGTCTTAGAACAAGAGGTTTTTCAGCATGAAATAGTATTGCATAATGATGATGTAAATACTTTTGATCATGTAATAGAATCTCTAGTTACTGTTTGTGAGCATTCTTTTGAGCAAGCAGAGCAATGTGCAACTTTAGTTCACTACAAGGGAAAATGTACAGTTAAGTCTGGTGAACTTAAAGATTTAGAGCCAAGATGTTCTAAATTATTACAATTAGGTTTATCCGCAGAATTAGTATAA
- the prmA gene encoding 50S ribosomal protein L11 methyltransferase: MDNIYIEYNFTVTPKEPATEILIAELGEVGFESFVENENGVTAYIQKDDWNASVLEDIFVLNSEEFSIEYDQKEIEQTNWNAEWEKNFSPIQVEDVVSIRAPFHENPHLKYDIVIEPKMSFGTGHHETTHMMVQHLLQLDLEGKKTLDMGCGTGILAIFAEMKGANPIDAIDIDNWCYENSVENVERNNCKNISVFEGEAALLVDKKYDVIIANINRNILLMDMQAYTNCLNDNGVLLLSGFYQDDIPVIDAEVSKYNLKLETVIERNNWVALKYNKL; the protein is encoded by the coding sequence ATGGATAATATTTATATAGAATACAATTTTACAGTAACACCAAAAGAACCAGCAACAGAAATTTTAATAGCAGAATTAGGAGAGGTTGGTTTTGAAAGTTTTGTTGAAAATGAAAACGGAGTAACCGCTTACATTCAAAAAGATGATTGGAACGCTAGCGTTTTAGAGGATATTTTTGTTTTAAACTCTGAAGAGTTTTCTATAGAATACGATCAAAAAGAGATTGAGCAAACAAACTGGAATGCAGAGTGGGAAAAGAATTTTTCACCTATTCAGGTGGAAGACGTGGTTAGTATTCGTGCGCCATTTCATGAAAACCCTCATTTAAAATATGATATTGTAATTGAGCCAAAAATGAGTTTTGGTACAGGTCATCATGAAACTACACACATGATGGTACAACATTTATTACAATTAGATTTAGAAGGGAAAAAAACATTAGATATGGGGTGTGGAACCGGAATTTTGGCAATTTTTGCTGAAATGAAAGGCGCAAATCCTATTGATGCTATCGATATTGATAATTGGTGTTATGAAAATTCTGTAGAGAACGTTGAGAGAAATAATTGTAAAAATATTTCGGTTTTTGAAGGAGAAGCAGCTCTTTTAGTCGATAAAAAATATGATGTTATTATTGCGAACATCAATAGAAATATTTTACTGATGGACATGCAAGCATACACGAATTGTTTAAATGATAATGGTGTACTTTTATTAAGTGGTTTTTATCAAGATGATATTCCTGTGATAGATGCAGAAGTTTCTAAATATAATTTAAAATTAGAAACTGTTATAGAAAGAAATAATTGGGTTGCATTAAAATACAATAAATTGTAA
- the tpiA gene encoding triose-phosphate isomerase gives MRTKIVAGNWKMNNDKKESKKLIKDLKKAIKKEKLKNTRVIVAPTFVNLSASLKVADGSAIEVVAQNMHQAKNGAYTGEISADMLKAIGIKTVILGHSERRTYFNETDESLAAKVDAILENDLETIFCFGELLEDRKSENHFAVVESQISNALFHLGADAWKSIILAYEPVWAIGTGETASAEQAQEMHAFIRSIVAKKYNQEVADAVSILYGGSVKPANAEEIFSKPDVDGGLIGGAALNVDDFTGIIKAI, from the coding sequence ATGAGAACAAAAATAGTAGCAGGTAACTGGAAAATGAACAATGATAAGAAAGAAAGTAAAAAACTTATCAAAGATTTAAAAAAAGCAATTAAAAAAGAGAAATTAAAAAATACTCGTGTTATTGTTGCTCCTACTTTTGTAAACTTATCGGCTTCTTTAAAAGTAGCAGACGGTTCTGCTATTGAAGTAGTTGCTCAGAATATGCACCAAGCTAAAAATGGAGCTTATACAGGAGAGATTTCTGCAGATATGTTAAAAGCAATCGGAATTAAAACGGTTATTTTAGGACACTCTGAAAGAAGAACTTATTTTAATGAAACAGATGAATCTTTAGCAGCAAAAGTAGATGCTATTTTAGAAAATGATTTAGAAACAATTTTTTGTTTTGGAGAATTATTAGAAGACAGAAAATCTGAAAACCATTTTGCAGTAGTAGAAAGCCAAATTTCTAATGCATTATTTCATTTAGGAGCAGATGCTTGGAAAAGCATTATTTTAGCCTATGAACCAGTTTGGGCAATTGGTACAGGAGAAACAGCAAGTGCAGAACAAGCGCAAGAAATGCATGCTTTTATTAGAAGTATTGTAGCTAAAAAATACAATCAAGAAGTTGCAGATGCTGTTTCTATCTTATACGGAGGAAGTGTAAAACCGGCAAATGCAGAAGAAATTTTCTCTAAACCAGACGTGGATGGTGGGTTAATTGGTGGAGCAGCTTTAAATGTAGATGATTTTACAGGAATTATTAAAGCTATTTAA
- a CDS encoding TlpA disulfide reductase family protein: MLKKIIVLVFVSFLASCSLETPTEFSEKALLEKVYDLNDEVSTFKDVIDQYKGKKVLIDVWASWCRDCLVGMPKVKELQTAFPEVVYLFLSVDEKKSSWKRGVKRYDVIGEHYNLPQGMKKGDLVGFLNLSWIPRYVVVDENGKITLFNATDASDENIIKALE; this comes from the coding sequence ATGTTAAAAAAAATAATAGTCTTAGTTTTCGTGTCGTTTTTAGCGAGTTGTAGTTTAGAAACTCCAACCGAATTTTCAGAAAAAGCACTTCTAGAAAAAGTGTACGATTTAAACGACGAAGTAAGTACGTTTAAAGACGTAATTGATCAATATAAAGGAAAAAAGGTTTTAATTGATGTTTGGGCATCTTGGTGTAGAGATTGTTTAGTAGGAATGCCTAAAGTAAAAGAATTGCAAACAGCGTTTCCCGAAGTAGTGTATTTATTTTTATCTGTTGATGAAAAAAAGTCCTCGTGGAAAAGAGGTGTAAAACGTTATGATGTTATTGGAGAACATTACAATTTACCACAAGGAATGAAGAAAGGAGATTTGGTTGGTTTTTTAAATCTTAGTTGGATTCCTAGATATGTTGTGGTTGATGAAAATGGAAAAATAACATTATTTAATGCTACAGATGCTTCTGATGAAAATATAATTAAAGCATTAGAATAA
- the pyrF gene encoding orotidine-5'-phosphate decarboxylase translates to MTTQELIAQIKKKKSFLCIGLDVDLTKIPQHLLKEEDPIFAFNKAIIDATHHLCVAYKPNTAFYEAYGIKGWQSLEKTIQYLNKNYPEIYTIADAKRGDIGNTSTMYAKAFLEDLAFDSVTVAPYMGKDSVEPFLAFKNKHTIMLALTSNEGAFDFQTKEVNGRELYKEVLETSKGWKNSENLMYVVGATKAEYFTEIRKIVPNSFLLVPGVGAQGGNLQDVCKYGLSENIGLLINSSRGIIYASNDEKFAQNAALKAEELQQEMAVILAQ, encoded by the coding sequence ATGACAACACAAGAACTTATTGCCCAAATTAAAAAGAAAAAATCATTTTTATGCATTGGATTGGATGTGGATTTAACCAAAATTCCGCAACATCTTTTAAAAGAAGAAGATCCTATTTTTGCATTTAACAAAGCAATTATCGATGCTACGCATCATTTGTGTGTTGCCTATAAACCTAATACCGCTTTTTATGAAGCTTACGGCATAAAAGGTTGGCAATCTTTAGAAAAAACAATTCAGTATTTAAATAAAAACTACCCAGAAATCTACACAATTGCAGATGCAAAACGTGGCGATATCGGCAACACCTCTACCATGTACGCAAAAGCTTTTTTAGAAGACTTAGCGTTCGATTCTGTTACTGTTGCACCTTATATGGGTAAAGATTCTGTAGAGCCATTTTTAGCTTTTAAAAACAAGCATACTATTATGTTGGCCTTAACTTCTAATGAAGGTGCTTTCGATTTTCAGACTAAAGAAGTGAATGGAAGAGAACTATACAAAGAGGTTTTAGAAACCTCTAAAGGATGGAAAAATTCTGAAAACTTAATGTATGTTGTTGGCGCAACTAAAGCAGAATATTTTACAGAAATAAGAAAAATTGTACCTAACTCTTTTCTTTTAGTTCCTGGTGTTGGTGCACAAGGAGGAAATTTACAAGATGTTTGTAAATATGGTTTATCAGAAAATATTGGTTTATTAATAAATTCTTCTAGAGGAATTATTTACGCTTCTAATGATGAAAAATTTGCACAAAATGCTGCTTTAAAAGCTGAAGAATTACAACAAGAAATGGCTGTAATTTTAGCACAATAA
- a CDS encoding ABC transporter substrate-binding protein — translation MNFQDQIGRILALEKTPKRIISLVPSLTELLIDLGLEDAIVGITKFCIHPAHLKETKTVVGGTKSIHIDKIKALQPDIILCNKEENTKEIVQACEKIAPTHVSDIFTIDDNLELIKQYGNLFSVENKALEIIDKINIELTSFKEFIKQKESKKVVYFIWKSPWMAVGNTTFINHLLELNKFDNIYQHKERYPEVDLEEMKLNTQLDFILLSSEPFPFKEEHLLEIENFTPKAKAILVDGEMFSWTGSRLIKAFDYFKSLH, via the coding sequence ATGAACTTTCAAGATCAAATAGGTAGAATTTTAGCGTTAGAAAAAACGCCAAAACGAATTATTAGTCTTGTACCCAGTTTAACAGAATTATTGATAGATTTAGGCTTAGAAGATGCTATTGTTGGCATTACAAAATTTTGTATACATCCTGCTCACTTAAAAGAAACCAAAACAGTTGTTGGCGGTACAAAAAGTATTCATATTGATAAAATAAAGGCTTTACAGCCTGATATCATCCTTTGTAATAAAGAAGAGAATACTAAAGAGATTGTACAAGCATGCGAAAAAATTGCGCCCACTCATGTTTCTGATATTTTTACTATTGATGATAATTTAGAACTTATTAAACAATACGGAAACCTCTTTTCTGTAGAAAATAAAGCGTTAGAAATTATTGATAAAATTAATATCGAGTTAACTAGTTTTAAAGAATTTATTAAGCAGAAAGAGTCTAAAAAAGTTGTTTATTTTATTTGGAAATCTCCTTGGATGGCAGTTGGTAATACAACTTTTATCAATCATTTACTAGAATTAAACAAGTTTGATAATATCTATCAGCATAAAGAACGCTACCCTGAAGTGGATTTGGAAGAAATGAAATTAAATACCCAATTAGATTTTATTTTGTTATCATCAGAACCTTTTCCTTTTAAGGAAGAGCATCTCTTAGAAATAGAAAATTTTACACCTAAAGCCAAAGCGATACTTGTAGATGGAGAAATGTTTTCTTGGACAGGAAGTAGACTTATAAAGGCTTTTGATTACTTTAAAAGTCTTCATTAA
- a CDS encoding RagB/SusD family nutrient uptake outer membrane protein, with protein sequence MKIIKYTLILVLFFTIISCEKELDIEPAQSISTEKALSTEDNVLNILVGTYTEAGESSSFGGDTQIIADLLGNTTQMSWGGTFVDPRQFNSKGVLVNNGFVEAVWGNSYEVINQANLVIDNLSIITSGAADNAEGEAKFLRALMYFDLVRHFGKPYEAGVSNTQLGVPLHLNGIIDYGIDLNIARNTVEEVYSQIIADLNDAFSKLPESNDIFADKYAAEALLAKVYFQQGNYAAARDAANDVITNSGHTLAPTYSGAFNNDVDSVEDLFAFQVTSQGGDNDFITFYASQDFGGRQGDIDLQAGFFELFDDAANDERYSFTYISSDTGGTLTSKYTNQFANITVLRIADMHLVRAESNFREGTSVGLSPLDEVNAVRARSNAAALSTLTLDVLFNERQLELSFEGQLIHDIKRTQTNVGVLSYDADELVLPIPQAEMDTNTLMVQNSGYVN encoded by the coding sequence ATGAAAATAATAAAATATACATTAATTTTAGTTTTATTTTTTACAATTATTAGTTGTGAAAAAGAGCTAGATATTGAGCCAGCACAAAGTATATCTACAGAAAAGGCATTGTCTACAGAAGATAATGTTCTAAATATTTTAGTAGGTACATATACAGAGGCAGGAGAAAGTTCATCATTTGGTGGAGATACACAGATTATTGCAGATTTGTTAGGGAACACAACTCAAATGAGTTGGGGAGGTACTTTTGTAGATCCAAGGCAATTTAATTCTAAAGGTGTTTTAGTAAACAATGGTTTTGTAGAAGCTGTTTGGGGAAATTCTTATGAAGTAATTAACCAAGCAAATTTGGTTATAGATAATTTATCTATAATTACAAGTGGTGCAGCAGATAATGCAGAAGGAGAAGCTAAGTTTTTAAGAGCCTTAATGTATTTTGATTTAGTTCGTCATTTTGGTAAACCTTATGAAGCAGGAGTAAGTAATACTCAGTTAGGTGTACCTTTGCATTTAAATGGTATTATTGATTATGGTATAGATTTAAATATTGCTAGAAATACTGTTGAAGAGGTTTATAGTCAGATTATAGCTGACTTAAATGATGCTTTTTCTAAATTACCAGAATCTAATGATATTTTTGCAGATAAATATGCGGCAGAAGCTTTACTAGCTAAAGTATATTTTCAACAAGGTAATTATGCAGCAGCAAGAGATGCAGCAAATGATGTAATAACAAACAGTGGTCATACTTTAGCGCCAACTTATAGTGGTGCTTTTAATAATGATGTAGATAGTGTAGAAGATCTTTTTGCTTTTCAAGTAACGTCTCAAGGTGGAGATAATGATTTTATCACATTTTATGCTTCTCAAGATTTTGGAGGTAGACAAGGTGATATTGATTTACAAGCAGGTTTTTTCGAATTGTTTGATGACGCTGCAAATGATGAAAGATATAGTTTTACATACATCAGTTCAGACACTGGTGGAACTTTAACCTCAAAATATACAAATCAGTTTGCTAACATTACTGTTTTAAGAATAGCAGATATGCATTTGGTAAGAGCAGAATCTAACTTTAGAGAAGGTACAAGTGTTGGTTTATCTCCTTTAGATGAAGTTAATGCTGTAAGAGCAAGATCTAACGCAGCTGCTTTAAGTACATTAACTTTAGATGTATTGTTTAATGAAAGACAATTAGAGTTGTCTTTTGAAGGTCAATTAATTCATGATATTAAGAGAACTCAAACAAATGTTGGTGTATTATCTTATGATGCAGATGAATTAGTTTTACCTATTCCGCAAGCGGAAATGGATACAAATACTTTAATGGTTCAGAACTCAGGATACGTTAATTAG